The Verrucomicrobiota bacterium sequence AAACATCATTGGTTAGCAGATGCTTTGATCTACCGCTACCTAATAGGACTCTGCAGAAAGCGATTCCATTCGGTTAAAGTCAAAGGTCTAGATCACCTTGATCTTCTTGATCCAATGACACCTGTCATAGCAATAGCTAATCATACAAATTGGTGGGATGGCTTTATGGCTTACTTTCTCTCAAAAAAAATGAAGGATCACCAAATTCATCTCATGATGGAGCACAAACAAATGCAGCATTACTCTATCTTCCGACACATAGGAGCTTTCTCCGTAGAGCTAGATTCTAAAATAAAGTCTGCAAAATCATTGCACTATGCCGTTAGAGTCTTACAAAAACCAAGCAGTTTAATGTGGATTTTCCCACAAGGTTCTATGGTATCGCCTCACGCCCCTCTCAAATTCAAGCCTGGCTTGGATTTTCTCATTAAAAAGACACCGCAAGTACAACTCATGACCATTGCCTTTCGTTATGAATTTCTGAGAGAAGATCGACC is a genomic window containing:
- a CDS encoding lysophospholipid acyltransferase family protein; protein product: MITAKHHWLADALIYRYLIGLCRKRFHSVKVKGLDHLDLLDPMTPVIAIANHTNWWDGFMAYFLSKKMKDHQIHLMMEHKQMQHYSIFRHIGAFSVELDSKIKSAKSLHYAVRVLQKPSSLMWIFPQGSMVSPHAPLKFKPGLDFLIKKTPQVQLMTIAFRYEFLREDRPQALVLIDQPQLITPSSTASPEDQLHQCCEKLFQDLKAHTLDDYQSLLAPQLSINKKWEKFLFTIRGESSIFKQNN